From the genome of Vicia villosa cultivar HV-30 ecotype Madison, WI linkage group LG2, Vvil1.0, whole genome shotgun sequence, one region includes:
- the LOC131654165 gene encoding uncharacterized protein LOC131654165: MENNLPVISKRVWSLVRVAFFMLRKEISKGKIMMNLNMILRRRSKLAGKAIANLISHHPNHGGSTSNQHSHNSHQQFTSSREYEYSCSNTPNHFFSIGKRHHNHKHSAQARLTHDDEVTDMNAIKAVVEMLNNDQTIVEVSPGFPLRDDDDEKDNQVDKAAEDFIKRFYSQLRNQE, encoded by the coding sequence ATGGAAAACAATCTACCAGTAATATCAAAGAGAGTGTGGAGTCTCGTACGTGTTGCCTTCTTCATGCTGAGAAAAGAAATATCAAAGGGTAAGATAATGATGAATTTAAACATGATATTAAGACGCAGAAGCAAGCTCGCCGGAAAAGCCATTGCCAATTTAATATCCCACCATCCCAACCATGGTGGCTCCACCTCAAACCAGCACTCCCACAATTCACACCAGCAATTCACTTCCTCCAGGGAGTATGAATATAGCTGTAGCAACACTCCCAACCACTTCTTCTCAATAGGAAAGCGTCACCACAATCACAAGCACAGTGCTCAAGCAAGACTTACACATGACGATGAGGTGACGGATATGAATGCAATAAAGGCGGTGGTGGAGATGCTTAACAATGATCAAACAATTGTAGAAGTGTCTCCAGGCTTCCCTTtaagagatgatgatgatgagaaggACAATCAAGTTGATAAGGCAGCTGAAGATTTCATAAAAAGGTTTTACAGTCAATTGAGGAATCAAGAGTGA